Proteins from a single region of Harmonia axyridis chromosome 4, icHarAxyr1.1, whole genome shotgun sequence:
- the LOC123678227 gene encoding metallophosphoesterase 1-like, protein MKILPRKFLMKIFISLILLLVYCEYWIYYIVTIQCNWPILDPINEDTKVEKTLEDPLKIMVIADPHLLGPRKGHWFDKLRREWQMRRAFQTAVTLLQPEVVFILGDILDEGFYCSSQELKTYTHRFQEIFSLPDHIKLYMVPGNHDIGFHYEIHPYRIYEFAKAFNVSGVQFITVRGNHFVLVNSIALAGDGCFLCKNAELHLNKVEKMLKCSRTTNNGECDENSKLEVFSKPILMQHFPLYRQSDMECNDLDSAPMPVKQEKFKENYDCLSQEATYHLLNQIKPRLSLSGHTHHGCTRKLPFDGGLEITIPSFSWRNKNNPTIGLGVFTPNNYAFTKCPIPKESTVILLYILGVVSILAWFQYMSFKSRRRQRIKCM, encoded by the exons ATGAAGATCTTACCCCGAaagtttttaatgaaaatatttatctcCTTGATCCTCCTGCTTGTTTATTGCGAATATTGGATTTACTATATTGTCACAATCCAG TGTAATTGGCCAATACTTGATCCAATAAATGAGGATACAAAAGTTGAAAAAACTTTGGAAGATCCACTTAAAATTATGGTCATTGCTGATCCACATCTCCTGGGTCCGAGAAAAGGACATTGGTTTGATAAATTACGTAGGGAGTGGCAAATGCGTAGAGCCTTCCAAACAGCGGTCACTCTACTACAACCTGAAGTAGTTTTCATATTAGGAGACATTTTAGATGAAGGCTTTTATTGCAGCTCACAAGAACTGAAGACATACACCCATaggtttcaagaaatattttcacttccaGATCATATAAAACTGTATATGGTGCCTGGAAACCATGATATAGGATTTCATTACGA GATACATCCATATAGAATATATGAATTTGCCAAAGCTTTTAATGTATCAGGTGTACAATTCATTACAGTTAGGGGAAATCATTTTGTTCTTGTTAATAGTATTGCTTTAGCAGGTGATGGATGTTTTTTATGTAAGAATGCTGAACTGCATCTTAACAAAGTGGAAA AAATGTTAAAATGTTCCAGAACTACCAATAATGGTGAATGTGATGAAAACTCTAAACTTGAAGTATTTAGTAAACCAATTTTGATGCAG caTTTCCCTCTATATAGGCAGTCTGACATGGAATGTAACGATTTGGATTCTGCCCCTATGCCTGTtaaacaagaaaaattcaaggaaaactaTGACTGCCTGAGCCAAGAAGCAACTTATCACCTTTTAAACCAAATAAAGCCGCGTCTTTCATTATCTGGTCATACACATCATGGTTGCACAAGAAAACTTCCATTTGATGGTGGCTTGGAGATCACCATTCCCAGTTTTAGCTGGCGCAATAAAAACAACCCAACAATAGGATTG GGTGTATTCACTCCTAACAATTACGCCTTCACCAAATGCCCTATACCGAAGGAATCGACAGTTATTTTGTTGTATATTCTGGGTGTAGTTTCTATTCTTGCATGGTTCCAGTATATGTCGTTTAAATCAAGAAGAAGGCAGCGTATCAAATGTATGTGA